The Chiloscyllium punctatum isolate Juve2018m chromosome 42, sChiPun1.3, whole genome shotgun sequence genome includes a region encoding these proteins:
- the LOC140465552 gene encoding LOW QUALITY PROTEIN: heat shock protein 30C-like (The sequence of the model RefSeq protein was modified relative to this genomic sequence to represent the inferred CDS: substituted 1 base at 1 genomic stop codon), whose amino-acid sequence MLSYRAFHPSCLCQQSVYTLAPVAHRLXEPLECNMWEQVEEARKGMKFINRVLEDLTAEFFGEMRRINDNKFDARGEGKRQSENKDGDGFSVSLNIQHFSPEDLRVKVFGRKVLVTGKHEKKCDGESGCYSYKYEEFRREFQLPEDVDSEALRCCLSQDGQLKVQAPRLALPAVNELIIPINIILDTRTTPWLSPDQEADEQEKGKVVVNKKDEEQVSS is encoded by the coding sequence ATGCTGAGCTATCGGGCTTTCCACCCTTCATGTCTGTGCCAACAGTCTGTATACACACTGGCGCCTGTTGCACACAGGCTCTGAGAACCACTTGAATGTAACATGTGGGAACAGGTGGAAGAAGCGAGAAAGGGCATGAAGTTCATCAATCGAGTTCTTGAGGATCTGACAGCAGAATTTTTCGGGGAAATGCGAAGAATTAACGATAACAAGTTTGATGCTCGTGGTGAAGGTAAAAGACAATCCGAGAACAAGGATGGTGATGGTTTTTCTGTGTCTCTGAATATCCAGCACTTCTCCCCAGAAGACCTGAGGGTGAAAGTATTTGGAAGAAAAGTGCTGGTGACAGGAAAACACGAGAAGAAATGTGATGGTGAGAGCGGCTGTTACAGCTACAAATATGAAGAGTTCAGGAGAGAATtccagctgccagaggatgtcgaTTCTGAAGCTCTTCGATGCTGTTTGTCACAGGACGGTCAGTTGAAGGTTCAAGCCCCGCGACTGGCACTGCCAGCTGTGAATGAACTGATCATTCCCATCAACATCATCCTGGATACAAGGACCACTCCCTGGCTCAGTCCTGACCAAGAGGCTGACGAACAGGAGAAAGGGAAGGTTGTGGTGAACAAGAAAGATGAAGAACAGGTGTCCAGTTAA